The genomic DNA CACCCGAAGGGCCAGCCCAGGCCGTTGTGCGTCACCGCCCAGCCATCCTGGTGGAAGCTCACCTTGTCCGTGCCGAGATGATTCGCCGCCGCCGACACCGCCCGGCTCCAGGAGGCCGAGTCGTTCGCGCCCCACACCCGGCTGATGAAGCCCGCCTGGTACACACTGGAGGCCAGGGAGGAGTCGGAGTTCTGCAAGTTGAAGAACACCCCGTAGCCCTTCGCGCCAATCGCCGAGGCGCTGGTGAGATCCGGCGCGATGAAGGCCACGCGGCTGGTGGCCGTGGAGCCGTTGGACACGTAGGTGTTGAGCTTGCTGGTGGACGAGGACACGTCCCCGCCCGTGAGCGCGATGATGAACCGGCCCTTGAGCGCCGAGGTGGAGGGCCAGCCGCAGGCGCCCGTCACCGCCGCCTGAAGACTGGTGGCACCCGGGCAGGCCGCCATCACGTCCGAGGGTTTGAAGAGCCAGGACGCGGGCAGGTGCGCGGTGATGCGGTTGTCCAGGTCCTGGGGCAGGCGGCCGGACTCGAAGTTGTCCTTGAGATCCAACCAGACCGTCACCGCCTCATGGTTGGGGTGGGCGAGGTGGAAGGCGCGCAGCTCGTCCAGACAGTCGGAGAGCCGGTGGCACGTGGTGCCGTTGTCGACGATGTCCGCGTGGTAGACGAACCAGTTGCCCGTCACCTTGGACCAGCCGCTCTTGCCATTGTGGATGTCGAACTCGAGCGAGCGGACGCGGTGGTACACGAGTTGATCGAGCACCGCCTCATCGCGCTGGTAGGAGTTGTGCGACGACTTCTGCCGCACCTCGTTGTACGCGGGCTGGGCCACCGCGGCCTGGCCGAGCGCGAGCAGCAGCGCCGGGAGGGCGAGGGAAACACCTGTCTTCATATGCTCTCTCCTTCAATAAGCCCACGCGCCAATGGCGTACGCGTGGGTGACCTTGTGGTTGAGCCACACGCCCAGCAGCGCCACCGTCCAACGCAGCCAGACGGGGCGCGTGGCGAGCCAGTCG from Melittangium boletus DSM 14713 includes the following:
- a CDS encoding Ca2+-dependent phosphoinositide-specific phospholipase C, whose translation is MKTGVSLALPALLLALGQAAVAQPAYNEVRQKSSHNSYQRDEAVLDQLVYHRVRSLEFDIHNGKSGWSKVTGNWFVYHADIVDNGTTCHRLSDCLDELRAFHLAHPNHEAVTVWLDLKDNFESGRLPQDLDNRITAHLPASWLFKPSDVMAACPGATSLQAAVTGACGWPSTSALKGRFIIALTGGDVSSSTSKLNTYVSNGSTATSRVAFIAPDLTSASAIGAKGYGVFFNLQNSDSSLASSVYQAGFISRVWGANDSASWSRAVSAAANHLGTDKVSFHQDGWAVTHNGLGWPFGCIESSSCGGYQEAMDVIGAEVTSDDIWGSQDSFLFASEYNGAVTTSTWTAAVNTPNSHVDEWAKGCLMVRESTASNARYFAVCRPADKNKPRLQYRTSTGGSTSSAEVDLVAGDTVDQESVTFLRLTVQYDGTQTCAWGYGSQNASAWTLIGSRCFSGLLGHQGLAASSHGSGKVKLLFSNVKKGSALYRQASFPSKVAVGSGVGGWRLFDGVF